GTCTGACATTATATGTCAGACCTTTGTCCTGACACAACATCTAATCAGCTTTTTGTCATTActctatacaacaacaacaaagccttatcccaccaagtggggtcggctatataaaAATGGGATTTGTCATTACTCTATAATCAATTAAATTAACTAGGATTTATAACTTGGAACAATGTAGTTTTATAGACCAATATGCAGAGTTGGCAACatgattttgatgaaaatgacatACGACCTCACTAATATGACAGGCTGAGTTTTACTGTCATACCATTATAGACACAACAAGACCAACCACAGTACATAATTACATGCACCCCTTGATAAATGAGAGAGGAAGTAAACATGGTAAATTTGTTTTGGTTTACGATAATTTCTATCCATTACACAAGGTTCTGCAACTGCTTTATTCCATAGATATTTCCTGCTTTCCTCATTTGGGATACCTAGTTACAATCCAGCATTCATATGACACGAGCTTCTGCAACTCCTTTCTTATGCTAATGTAAACAATAAAGAACAGCACCCCTTCGTTACAATCCAGCATTCAAATGAcacccaaaaactcaaaacgTAGTTGATGACCAAACAGAAATATACAATCCCACAGCAACTTTGATTCATGTTTAAACCATTACCCATCATACCTACTCTGCTTAACCCTTATTATTCTTAAAGTATTTTTATAGCAAACTATATCCCTTAATACAGCATAGAGCAGAGTTTACAGGAATCAAATCAACATCATCAAAGAGAACCACACAGCACAACCATGCCTTTGACAGACCAAAGATTTCATACTTGTTTTTACCAAGGTATGATTCAAGTACAATGAAACGTGCTAGTCTCTTGAAGTCTCCTTTCCCAGTTGGCCTAGTATTTCAAACATATTTCCTAAGCAAATAAAAAAGACTACCTTCAAACTGAAGAAAACACTCATATAGAAACTTCTCAATGATCCTAGAAAAAGCTTGATTATGAGAACATATAAACACCAACCATCTCAAAATTCTTGTGGTTGTGAATGAGTTCGAATGAGAGCCCATTCTTTCCAGGTTTCATTAACCAATTCTCATGTAAGGCTGGTTTgtggttttggaatttttgaaaAGATTCATCCACTTCACATCCCAAAAGCAACAGCTTTACATCACTTTTTTTGTCCATTATTAATTTCCCTTTACAGTATCTTAGGGTGTGTGTCAACTGCATGTGTAACCTTATATGGAAAGAGAACAAAACTAATCCCAGATACTAGAAGCTATTGATGTTAACTTTTAACATCCAGTCCTTAAAACTTCCATAAATTGGCTTATTTTTAGGTATGATTCTGATGCACTTATCATTCAACTGACAGCTAGAAATAAAAAGTCATACCTTTGTAATTGTGGGAGAATTCCTCCGAGAAGGATGGACAAATCGCCGACTAATAGTTTCTGAAGTCAGCAGCGTTATAGAAACCTGAAAAACAGAGCCCGTCAGTGATAACTCTAAACCTTTACCAATCACTGTAATTGATTTCAATATTACTTGTAAATTGCAACTACCTCAAGGCATCTTCTAGATCCTTCTTcatgaaagaaagtaagagtTCCACCAATCTATTTTCATGgagagcaagagagagagacagagacagagacagagacagagagagaattCACAACTAAAAAAaccagagaaaaaaaatgatggaaaaCGGGTAGAAGAGAAACCATAAAGAAATGAAATTACCATATCACCGAAGTAATAATTGGAATCAGAATTTTTTGGGGACAATCTAAGCAGAACTTGGTCATCCAGCCTGATATTGTATGACCTGCCTCGAATGAAGCCTTCTGCTGCAGAAAATTAGTTTTCAAGGACTTATTACAAAAACAGAAACCAATGCATAGAAGATGtataagaagaataagaagtGCACTAACTTACATGCTACGGTTTCAACAGCTCCAGGTGCTGGTGAAGAAGATGCCCTTGCTTCATCATCCAAAGAAAGACGCTTTGTAAGCTTCTGCTGCTGGCTTGGAGAGCCAATAGCAGATGAATTCAGGGGCGATGAAAGATCTGTTTGACAAAGTAATTTGTCACTTAGAAGGCTATTCTGACTTGTAAGGAAATTCTGAAGAAATTGCAATCTTAACTAAACAATATAAAAGGAACTATAACTCAACAAAATGGATGAAATACCACAGAAACTATTTTGGAAATAAGCACAGCAATGACAAGCTCAATACATAAGACTTGAAGCTTTTTCTAGGTGGTCATAGAACTCACCAGCAGCAGTATCGTGTAAGACTTCAGCCACAGAGAGTCGTGGGATTGCTAGATTTGGAGATAAACTTGTACGCTCTCCTTCAAGATATGGGTTATCCTTATTTGAAGACCTTTGTGACTGCAAGGACAGTGAACTTCCAAATGTTCTGTTTACATGTTCTTTCATAGGATTGTATGAAGAAACAGATGAGATCTCATCCCTTGAGCTTTCATAACCTTCTTCAACCTCATCATATATGTCATTTGCTCTCACCTGTAAGATGAATTAGTTCGCCTTATTAACGATAAAATGGATGAGTACATCTGTTATTTCGAAACTACTAGAGACAAATATTGCTGAACTCGGGAACTCTATACTGACTTTGCATGcctgaaaagaaagaaatgcaATTCCTAGAAACATATAAATGCAGAAAGACATTGTGGTAGTATGAGCCTACCCAATCAGAGTCGCCATCCATCTCTTTCCAATACATATCCATTTGGATGGTTGCAGAAGGCACGATCCCTGTAAACACATAATTGACAGAAATATCTCAAAACATAATCCAACATGCATAGACTATTATTTCTTAACTTATAGACAGACAAACAAACATGTATATCAAACCAAACAGATATATGGATATATCTAAAGATAGAAAAATATCTTTAAATGATTAAGATGCAGAAACTCAAAAATAAGACATAGTTTAGTACAGTAGTATCTTTTACACTGTACTAGTACAAGGATAATTACttgaaaaaaatacaaaaatgtaTATACTGTAAACCACAAATGAATATGAGCAGTATTCAAGGGCTTGTCTGTTGCCCAAAAGAACTTGAATTGCAGCATTTATATACTGTAAACCACAAATTCATTACTACTcttagtactggtttggtactgaggtgcttttataaaaagtgggcatcaaaaaaagctgagctcaaaaaggtgtttggtaaacacttaaaaacagcttattttcagttttgggtgaaaaaaaagctaaaaacgtaaagcagcaaaaatgagtttcgaaaaaaaagctgaaaacatgAAGCAGCATAAATGTTGGATTATATGTTGAATGTTGGATTATGATTTCTTGTTAAACGTTGGATTATATGTTTAtgataaagtttataaatatttttcttttaaaaataaagtatatttagtaattcacctttatttgttaagaaaattaaattaatggcacATCTAGTATTCTACCCTTTTTTGTCATTTCACACAATCacagctgttttacataaaattttaccaaacactagaatactgcttttttttccaaaagaatttttacaaaaaaaaattaccaaacactctgctgcttattctcatagcacagcagaagcaatttttttcaaagcacaacaataccaaaccagcccttgcACAATTGACAGAGATCTTACCTACatttaaaaaattggaaaagaaatattttacatttttctaAAATTGATTCTATCCCATCACCAAGTTGATAGTTCCAATTTCTTGTAATGGTTCCATTTAATAAATTCACTTAGTACAGAAAATGCCCTGTAATAACATAGAGGGTCCAATAAGGCTCTCATAACTGATCTGCTAGATGCATAAGAATGCTCAATTCCAATAAATTTTGTCAGCCTGATGCATTGTACTATGATTTAGTTATAATCATAACTACTAATACTAAAACAGTGGCAAATGGTCACTTCAATTCACTTCAAAATTACACATTTCAGGCTGAATTATTTATTTCAAGCCGTATCTTGAACCTAAAGAGAGCTTCCAAGAGAGAAGCAGTGGCATACAGGTTTACATCCCAGAGtaacaaaaataaaggaaaaactCACCATCTGTTTGACCTTCTTCCATTCCCAATCCACTGGTTTTCTGAGTGACCCATACTTGTATTGGAACACGAGCTTCCTGGATGTTTAAAGTTGATATGGTTCACACATCAAAATGTGGACATATCACCTTaacataaaaaatgaaaaagactAGCATTTACAGGCAGAGGTATTTTTACCAATATCTACCTAAACACAGATTCACACTCACACATGGACACAAATCtctatgtatgtatgcatatgTATGACTCTACTTAAGCATATATTTGATAATGACCACCACGGATGCACAGTGTTTATTACGTTTAAAACAGAATCTGGATGAAAATAAAAGTTTCTGATTCCTGCATTTACTGATTACTACATATAAGTCTTTGGTATATTTTGAACCAGATTCCACTCTTATAAATGACAAGCccatttctcaatcaacataatCGTGTATAAAGTTTGTTAAAGAACAATGTTAATTTATCAGGGTGCAATATGAGCAGACTATGATATTCAGAGgcagaaataattataattcaaTAAAGCAAGTGCATAATCAATCATAAAGGAGAAAAGTTATGTAAACAGCCATCATGATAAGTCAAAGAAAACCAACCATTTCAGGAAAATCTTTCACTGATTCTCCACGAGAGTGGGGATTCTCCAATATCAGCCATTGTCCAGACATTGTACTTCTAACATAATACATATATCGAAGGGTAGCACCTTTGTACGATGGTGGTATAACAGGGGCCAGCAATGACCGCACCACATCTTCAGAAAACATTGAATATTAACAGAAAGGAAGTTTAGGCCAAAACAATTCCAACATAAATTCTCTTCTTCAGATAAGCTAAAGCTCTATTTCACCAtcctttcaaattttattatcAACAGATCAGGTTCATGTTACCATTCgtttgacaacaacaaagcagtAGCCTAAATTCAGTTTAGAAGCTTTTAATGAAGCACTTGTATAATGTCACTTAAGTACCTCAAGAACCACTCCCCCCAATCCCATTCTCTTactctcctctttcttttccaCCTTCCTAATGTGAACATCTGGTTTATTCTTTGAGCAGGTTTCCCAGTTGATTAAGATAGGGATGGTTTCTGAACATCATGGTTGAATTCTTAGCCAAGGAAGGTGTTCGTTGTCGAAATAAATGTGCTACTTTGGCAGAATCAACTACTCCTTCATAATACTAGTCTTTAGTTAATTTACGCGACTTGTTCGTTTAGTACTACAGAGGAAATGCTACCTTCCCTAGCTCAGTACCTTATTCATTCTTAAGACCAATCTTATCAATTAGAACCAACTTCGATGAAATGCATTTATCAGTCAAAAGAACAACAAAGACACTACCCATTCTAACAAATACGATTGTTCGTTTGATATTTCTCCATTTAAATCCTAAGTCCTAACATCTACAACACAAAATACACCAAAACAACATCACAACTAATTACTCACATGATTTTGTACCCCCGGGCGAAACAATCTGATTCGTAACAAGCTCAGGAGTTGAGCACTCCATGAACACGTATTCACCTAAACGTTTCATGTAACACAAAATCACAAGTAAATAAcgaaaaaaaagatcaaatcaTAAAATTCGTTCACTTTATCTACTTTTGATTCTACCTCTCCTCTGTTTGGATCCAGCGGTCGGTTTCTGCGTGGCGAACCACTGCGAATCCAGCTTCTCAATGCCCTTGATCTCAAACCCTAGGCGCTCAATCAAGAGCGAGTAAGCCGAACCGTCATTGCTGCTAGGATTTGAAATCTCGACGGTGATGACGATGGGATCGCCGGGCCTGTAGACTTCCTTATCGGTTTGTAGCTTGAGAGTGGGGAGGAGGTCGCTGGTCAGAGCCTTGTCGTTGGAACCGAGGCCTCCGAAAATGGCGGATAACCTGCGCGGCAACATTTGGGGTCGTTGTGACTCCGGTTCTTGTTTGCTCGTGGATCTTGATGGGGGCGAATGTCTCTCAGAGCTCGGAAGTACTGTGTGGGAGTGCGGATCGTGGAGAACGACGGCGTTTCGGTTGCTGCTCCATTGCtcttacttcttcttcttcttcgtgttTGCAGCGGAGAGTCACTGCAACAGAGGGGAAGGGGAGTTTGTTTCCGGTccatttcagtttttaattctttttcctCTTGTTTCTGGGTAGATCTGCTCTAAGTCCACGTGTCAAATTCTGGGTAGTTACTTTTCTCCTCAAAGTATTACAcggtaatttattttgtattaatacGTTACAGGAGCGGACATATCTATATCTGTACACATCATTATACTGACGAGGTAGGGCTAATTTTTGGAGGCCAAATTTATATACCACGAGTGCACTGTCATCGTGtctaaatattataaaataatgagaTATACCGATTAATTGAGCAGTTCTTCTTTTTAATATTTGCCAAATATAGGAGAGTATTATGTAGACAGTTATACGAAATGCTACAATGGAGATGATCAAGTATCTTAGTAGATAGAGTATTGAATTTCCACCCATTTATCTCGAATTCGATACTCTCCTCCTTTAAATTATTACTAGCCTCTCTACGAGAGACATTTTTTCATCACGGGCGCTATACGTCCCTCAAAATGTGTTGCTTTATTTATTTCCTTATTTCTTAAGTGTTTCTTTTATAAATATATGGCTTATTACTCTAGTATGACATAATTGTAtacatattgttttcttgatcCCGCACTTTTGCATGTACTTGGGCTTGGCATGAGAGGTTGGCATGTGACATTTTTGGATCTCAACACTCAGATTTGTAATGAAAAACACTCCTCAAAATCCATCTCAGGAGATGCGTTCGTATGAaaatatttgttttgatcaTTTGTCATAAGTAAACAGTGGTACAGCAAGATCATGGTGTTCCACCATCCATGGCTAACAAAGATCATCCTAAATGGTTGAAATCTGGCATGAAAAACTAAATTAGTCTGTTTGCACCCGTCCattgtaccaaaaaaaaaaaaaaattgtaaatagcCAAGGTaaaagccaaaaccaaaatgaaataGTAAATTCAGTGCATAATATATGTCCAAAAATGCAAATAGATGCTTGTAATTTAATTGCTTATCTGTAAATGGCATTGAAAGCATTACTTATATGGAACAAAGCAATAATACGAATAAATTGCTAATAGTTAGGTATATAAGAGCCAGAAACCTTTCTCTACATACGAAAAATCTAACGACATAAAAATTAATCCACAAATACTTAATGTTCGCCTCTTCAATCAAATTCTACTTAACCCAAGACTAATCCGATCCTAATCAGCCAACatgacttgaaaatttgatGGCTTCCTTTATCGTCATGTATGGCAAATAGACAGCAAGCGAATGCTCAAACCTGGAATGTGTAGCCACTGGTACTCTCCATGTGTATCACTCCCGAAACACGTTAAAAGCTTTGGCAAGTAAGTAAACTGCAACCTCGATGCAATGACAAATAGAACTTCAATTACACAATGTCAAACCGTACAAAACTTTACCCAATAAGAGAACAATTAAAACATATCATattctaataaaaaataataaaaaattctaaggCCACATCCACATTGAATCGTACATTTTTagcaaaaactaaaaaaaataaaaaatcaaattgcCAAACTGTCTATGTAGATACTTAAAGTCATTGTAAAAGAATGTACTATAATCGAACGAAGAGCATAAAACTCACCAAGTTGTTTCAAGTCAGGAAGCCTGAAATGAAATCATCCATTTGCAGCAAACAACATACACATGTTTCATTTGACACAGAAGTATACAAAAACCAACCTACCTGTGAAACTCCTATGTATCAATAAACTTCAACGTAAGTTGCAACACAAAAAATCATGTAACTTTGTAATGACCGTACCTGTGCTAAGTtgctgaaaaataaaaaaaaaataaaattgtatgCCTAAACCACccaataatggtttggtttgatttcaagtgaaactgaaccaaaccgAATCACTCACCCTTATTTCATATTACGTTGTTAATCTTAATCCTTTCAGAACCCACACCAGAAATAGGAAAAAATGTTCCAGCAGACATTGTCAATGAACAGCATTAGATCAACATTGTGAGATATGTCCACCGAAAACAGCTAAACATATTCTACTACTAGTACgatctgaaaaagaaaaaaaagcaaaaaaaataaagaggaaGCAATAAGCAATATGGTATTGCTAGTAACATCCAAATATAAAAATCTCTATATATTTTTTGGTGTTTGAAGAGTGAGGAAGGTAAGGGAGATGCACCATTGTTGTTGTTGGACCTTCCTGAACTCTGTAAGGATAAGGTACATATTCTCGAAGGCCTTATACGTGTCCTTTGTCAATGGATAATGGATATCAACTACTTCAACATTTTACAATGAAAATACTTAAAAGTCATTGTAAAAGATATCAACTAACGCATATTTCATTCGACATAGAAATATACAAACTCCAACCTATCTCTGAAACTCCTCCGCTGCAACATAGAAAACACTTCATTCAACATAATTTCAATACTTTAACAACAATGTCAAATCAAAATTACCCCTTTTCCATCGATAACTCAAAAAACAGTAAACAATTactcattttcgttaaaaacaCAGTAAAAAAACACTTCCTACATAGACAGTCCAATCATCTTACAATGCATACAaatcaaagagaaagaaaacatttGTATAAGAATGGTCCTTGAAAACATCGAAGACCAATCTAATTCACCATGAACATTTACAAAAGTGATGACACCAAcgtgatgaaaaatgatttaCAGACAGCAATTATTGTAACATATACTActtcctttttcattttttcattttttttggccaaaacataaacataaattGGGCAATAAGAgaagatttaaaatcaaaaccTTATTTGTACGGTCCTGCTGTCTTACGAAGCTTGATGATTAATGAGTTCGTCGTCCAATTTTCTGATAACGTataaaattaatcaattttatAGGGAAAAAAGCCAGAATTAGAGAATAATCACCTGAAATCTTCTATGTACAGTGGATTGCGTcctgaattgaaaaaaaaaacacaataaaataaaaaagaaaaaaaatttagaggCATATTTAAACAGACTCAAATATTTCGTACATTTGGGATGATAAAGGCTtttatgtaacatcccacattgcctaggggagtggatcctgtaagccttaaatgtatattctcatctctacctagcacaaagccttttgggagctcattggcttcggaactccgaagttaagcgagttcgcacgagagcagaGCAAtctcaagatgggtgacccattaggaagttctcgtgtgagttcctagaaacaaaatcgtgagcatgatttataatatcgatattatcccgatatttctatcgaaattttcgtgttttttgactatcgatatttccgatatcatcgatatattagaccttgataggaactctatgtggtactaagtcactcatgtatcttaccatgcattgtataaaaagtaaaatattgtacgaattcattatatataaatgattatggtgtgtttaaacttctttcattaattactacatattttctacactcacaatgtttgccagctcgctatataatcaacttaaatcagttcaatccatcatgcaatgcatttccttccaattttttttgtgataaactaatagataattgactaaataaacatcatgcaaagtttcaataaaaatttccaagtttttcttacaatttctgtggtttttattcaatttttatcgatatcgataatgtcacaacccgtcctgaaatttatttattgtggatgtgaaatgacggaattgccCTTAAAGGCTATTAAGGTACGTGTGACATGTTATTCGGATAAATGTATACATCCctaattttttgaaaaattgagTTGGATTAAAAATTTGGTTTATATTTTTTGTGGCTAGGGACCTAGGAGCACCCACACACTTAAAGTAAACCCCACACTCTCTCTCCTATCTCGTAtatctctcccttctctcagaactctctctctccctgtcGAACTATACGGACACATTCACCCACGATCATCAAGCACGGATCGAAGGTTTTGAAGGCACCATTGTGCTCGTGAGGACCCTACAAACTCACccatacccatttcaggtaagaaacctttcgatttcacgttgaaaactcgagGTCCAATTTGagtactattcatgaactttctaATGGTcggtttttaggacaatccaagctcacaatgagctttaggaggttctcacgaagctcgaggacgttcgtttgaaggttttggacatcgggatcacaaggttcgaaggtggccgattttgggtgaaatttcccgacgtgatttcgaaggatttggaagtttttaaaggtatagccttcttcctctcgtaatttgtgaagttttggtgaaaatttcatggaaaatggttgagaatcgagtGAGAAAAGAGCGATTACAGGTCTGCCCAGTTTCTGACGTCGGCGAGTTTTTTCGGCGACTGGAGGTAGGGGATGAcacgcgtgggggcgcgtggacccgtgcctatTCCGGCGCATGGCAagtccaaatttttttctaaaaatacctcaatgtccgtgacgtcgagtaggtcactgtggtatattcatatacccaaattgagcatcgtatgagaagttattacgtattgtcgattatgtgctttaaataacgtttttatagttgtttcgcatataggtgatacctatcccgaggacgagcgcattaaaggacgtcacgggggttatgacccttcgacttaccagtgagtgggcagtattttttgtatttacctatatgctattgatttttcccagaaatcgaattttaatgaaagtatgttttaaaatgtcatgcatgcatattatatgaaatatatgaattagtatttgatgcatatatgtgaattggtgctgtggacgcacaggtgagtatcaggtgagttttatgttattcatatggtttattgatgatgtgaattgtattGAAAGCTCAAACCTACACCCTTGGTGTTAGTgattatattattcaccctgcaccacacgctcaccttggatccaagtaggtgcatgtcgtacagaccattagagggttccgacatgtcgtacagaccacgagaggtggttccgacttgtaggtgattttagattattatacagctgttgatgagagaagcaatagagcgtattcttacacctttcttatcgtacagactacttcaggtagttccgatttatgtgcagagtagcgccgtaGAGGTCACtatggtgactccggttggattggatattgagctttagaattaaccgtacatgaccaactgcagggtctctggttgattcattatttcacctgttaatATGTTGCATCCTTATTTTGTTATTGACGcttatggcatggcatactttctggtttttgataaaaattggttatttgagatatttgaagaattttatgcatattatgttattttctgggaaagtatacaagttttacagtgaggggttagaaatgttgttaaattgaaatgttttcaaaagctttgttttactgacccactcaattttgttttgcgcccttaCAGGTTCTAAATAGCGGCattggtggcccacgaggatttCCACAgcgtactgacagactacataaatgtaggactcacctgcgggtgttgtaatttagttatggtcctacttgactacacctagtacttatgctctgaatatgtgtgtttcatacttaaactcactctagcaccttacttggttattattgctagtaattgatttttattccttcgtatttctcttatTTATTGTTTCTGCGTCGcacttttggctacgtcacgcccacgtgacagccagcacgccttgattctaggatcggggtgtgtcagataatatcccgatatttccgtatttttggactactgatattttcgatatcatcgatattttaaaccttGACCGTGAAGGTGTggccggggcccaaagcagacaatatcatgctacggtggggtcgagcctgggatgtggtggggacccgggccgagatgtgacattttAGGTTTGCATTTGGGGTTTAGGCTAACCTTACACCAATTGTTGCATGTGTTTTGGGAAGGGAAGACCAAGTAAAATAGCCAGTAGACCACCATTTAAGACTTGCTTACTGAATCACAACCAGTAGCCACCAATCGAGACTTTTTTACAGAAGAAGAAAGTGAGTTCGAGAAACTTGGAAAAAAAGGTGTGAAGGATAGGTATTGTACAGAAGACGAAATTGCGTTTGAGAAAATCATCCAGTTTCATTGTATGCGCTATGGGGATCGTGGCGGTTTCATTTCCGGTAACTGCTGCAACTACGTGGATGGGTGGACAGTTTGATTTATCTGgatttctctttttttatttattaacttttttttctaCGGTGGAAAGTTAGAATATGATGAAATAGTTGTGGGATAATCAATCTAACTGTAAACACAttaggtttattttttattcaattacTGAAATCAGTTTGAAAATTGTAGTATCTCCCACATTCCCAAGTTTCTTTTcaagttttttcatttttcctttatttttattgaattgtttttttaGTGCATCTCTCACCTTATGTATTtatctactttttttttaatcaattagCAATCACTTACCCACTACGTGTACTCTTGACCAGTATTggttttaaattccattttcttttttctttttctttttttatttattttgttttccaaTACAGTTTTTTGTTGAGATATGGTTTTTTACAAGTTTGTCCttgtttttttgaattttttgggttttgattgtGAAGGAAACAAATAGGCATTTTTGACATTTTGGAAAGCTTTACCAAACTAGGCTCTCCCTTTATATATAACTAGCCTCTCCGCACGCACTA
This region of Malus domestica chromosome 07, GDT2T_hap1 genomic DNA includes:
- the LOC103438944 gene encoding uncharacterized protein — encoded protein: MLPRRLSAIFGGLGSNDKALTSDLLPTLKLQTDKEVYRPGDPIVITVEISNPSSNDGSAYSLLIERLGFEIKGIEKLDSQWFATQKPTAGSKQRRGEYVFMECSTPELVTNQIVSPGGTKSYVVRSLLAPVIPPSYKGATLRYMYYVRSTMSGQWLILENPHSRGESVKDFPEMEARVPIQVWVTQKTSGLGMEEGQTDGIVPSATIQMDMYWKEMDGDSDWVRANDIYDEVEEGYESSRDEISSVSSYNPMKEHVNRTFGSSLSLQSQRSSNKDNPYLEGERTSLSPNLAIPRLSVAEVLHDTAADLSSPLNSSAIGSPSQQQKLTKRLSLDDEARASSSPAPGAVETVASEGFIRGRSYNIRLDDQVLLRLSPKNSDSNYYFGDMIGGTLTFFHEEGSRRCLEVSITLLTSETISRRFVHPSRRNSPTITKIQSDHYEVVADLVQTSFLFSIPMDGPMSFSTPHVSVQWELRFEFFTTPKNVDWTRYEHPLLIEGRDKSEWVLPITVHAPPAVGPTGHARNDKSLIGNLAGA